From the Lytechinus variegatus isolate NC3 chromosome 5, Lvar_3.0, whole genome shotgun sequence genome, the window TATCAGGCAACATCAGATCAAAGGATCAACATTTCTATAAAACACTCTAGGGAATTTGATCACAGTCCACTTGCATTTcctcaaggaaaaaaaaatatttcccacGGGCACTTTTAGGAACTTCCCCCATAATACTAGACAAACATCTTCAGTCTCTGTAAAttggttgttccactgaactATGTTGACTCCACCCATCAATACTGAatggggatgatagtaaaatgtcagaaattgttaaatacCCAGAAATGACAGTTATTCCTGTGTACTTCAATACATACTACTTAATTCATTCTTTAGActataaatatgaaatttgacattATTTATGAACTGTACGATCGATCCCTTTTAGTCCTTTGACTGTGTTATTATTAACACCCTCAAAAAAGGAATAGTTCTGTCTtgtttgttttccttctttcaaaattgaaaacaaaatgccCGATTGATACCGAGAACGAACGTGACATGGATGGAGGTCTAAGTTTTccttttttgagggtccagtttgtacctcgatgtcaggattctgtCAAGATAGACCTTCATCCCTATAATCAAGGtaaatacataatttattttttccccttttatttggagTGCTATTGCGACCCCATTTAATTGGAGAGTATCCTCTGCCTAATATTACACAGACGAGTCCAGGGCTTCGGGGGTATAAAGTATTTGAATTGGAAAAAATTAGTATCAAAAGGGCACAAGTGTTGTGTAATTTCACCACTTAAAGTAGTCCCTTAaagcattaaaaaatgaaaaaaaaaatactaggGGATGAAGGTGTTTGaggaaaacaaaaacagaaatcaTTACAATCCCAGTCTGAGCAAGTCTGCTCTGAGCTCTGCCTTACCAAGGTTATATCACAGCCTTgttcatttaaaggtcaagtccacctcagaaaaatgttgatttgaatcaatagagaaaaatcagacaagcacaatgctaagaatttcatcaaaatcggatgtaaaataagaaagttatgacatttcaaagtttcgcttatttttaacaaaatagttgtatgaatgagccagttacatccaaatgagagtcgatgatgtcactcactcactatttcttgttttttattgtttgaattatacaatatttcaatttttacgaatttgatgattaggacctccatgcctgaagcacaaaatgtaaaaataatggaattccacgtgttcagggaagaatgaattttcatttcacatgacaatgactagaaaatccaattatttcatataatgaaatacaaaagaaatagtgagtgagtgatgtcatcagttccctcatttgcataccgatcgagatgtgcatataactgttttgtgaaataaaggcgaaattttaaaatataactttattttacatccaattatgatgaaattttcagtgttatgcttgttgaatttttctctttttattcaaatcaagtttttgttggggtggacttgtcctttaatgagtGCCTAAGACCaatcattcaatgaacaaggttatgatataaccttggtAAGGCCTAAGACCTTAGCCTAAGGCTAAGCACTTAtccactgcaaccatcctgactgtggggaatctacaggtaggactgtgatatgccaatgctgtacagagcactcactttaaaaaatcattaaaatatcactttgtgaccaaaattactaatttccttacagttgcaatttatttttcattagtaacttaggAATAATTTTTGGATTtaccagagcactcaaaaacttgaatcttgagcatatttttgtggactccctctattggtggaatgtatgtatggcaagaaaattttcatttttcaatctctattttaaattaagaaaaaaatcgtTTAAGGAATCAAATTTACtgaagagccaagttgtatgatgaatatgtgtaatggaaactgtcagtgtaaaaaaatcaagtatttgtcccaaagaaaaagagaaaataggtCAAACATTgtgacccttattttgccacacagggagatgtaactgagaacaagattatatcatataccttgttcattgaatgagtgagcCTAAGTAACGTTAGAGCCGTGGCCTCTGTCGTGCTGCGTCAGTAAATGCACCAATTAAGACAAACGTAATGTCTGATATTGATAGCTTGCAGCCTAGTAGTATTATGGTACTAGCAaatatagaccaaaagcttcagtctctgttatgttggtgtgcagctgaactctgttggcttcacttaccaaatacagagaccgaagttctagcgcgatctgtacaggggactcaatggccatatgtttatgtactaagttcgataaaacagggaagtgaaggTGCGCGAAAGccaaagtcactgtttttgttcctttcaacttgatttttttcccgTTTTCttgcaattaatgccaagaagGAATATTAATTCGTATTTCGGTCgtgttaattttcaaaagtttgattcattaaactttaaagacaaaaattggagagccccgacgggggattttgcattgtaagtcccTAATGTAATGGTGGCTGAatgatagcgagccgtctgtgtacaaggagaaattttaaaaaaatattaaaaaaacaaaaaactctCAAAACAGACGGCGGCCAGCTGTCTATAGACTATAGTGaagcttacaaaaaaaaagaaaaacaggtaaatttcgtGTTATGATACTTGATGCGATAATTCTTCTTGCAAGCTCCAAAAACTGAAAAAGCTAAACTGGAATGAAATTTGCAATGTCATGAAAGATTGGTGTCatcactcctagtaccaatgaggtccaaacattacatgtatatgggtgTCATGATGTGTTTctgtaatatataatataagTCTTAACTTAAAAGAACGTTTTTCTTCTCCACGTCCACGAAAACATATGTGTGGGACTAGTTTTAGAATGGTAGAcagtaggcctaggcctaacaACAGAATAACAGCATAGCAGCTGCCATGTCATGAGAATAGGACAAAAATGTATTCTaagctaaaaaaataaagtgcatgtaagcatataaatattttcggCGGTTGAAATAAATACGAACCAAATTTAAAAGGATAGAATGGTCGATAAATAACAGCTGAATACCTTTCGAGTTTCTCTTTCACCTACCCTTCACATGTGAGCAGACATTGATTTGACTGGGCTACTTTCTCTGAGCTCAGCCTCCAGTACCGGTTCTTGTTTTCATATGATATAGCTGACATGTAGAATCGAGCGTAGGCAGGCCTACACTTATAAAATCAAGATAAGAGCACAGTCTTTAAAGCCTTTAAAGGGAGATGAcgtcatgattatttacattgCTCGAAGCTGAGGAGCAGTTCaggttttaatttcatttttgttgtaaatGTAACTGATATTGGATCTCATTTTCTTAAATCTTATCCATGATAATAATCTTCCGTCTTTTTTTCAGTCTTTGTGATTGTTTACTTTTATTGTCGTAGTACTCAGTAGTAGTTGTATTTGTATGATTTGTAACGTAACTAAGAACGTTAACTTTGCATTAGTAGCACTAGCAGAACTGTCTTACTTGTTGTTGAAGGTAACCCGGCCCAGCCAGAGAGCTCCGCGGCCGCATGCCGGAGCTCTCTCCTCTGATCTGCTGGGTTTAATActagtatggtagtggatcgtattaccgaacacttttcatgaattcaatcatttcaaaaatattattctcataaaattcaccaaactttcaccataaatacacaattacctacaaaatataaatatgtaaaaaatttgCCGAAATCGTTTTTCCTTTTGATGATattagcttccaatcggacccctcttcggatgtgaaatattttggtcacctGAAAAAGGtgtcgtattaccgaacgtgtgttttcagtgggaaaagttgagaaatcaacaaaatcactgatgagctattttgaccatattttattatttttagaatattaagactttgaaaatgtgttttgaccatttttcatcatctttctattcaagttctctttggaaggatgttgcaaagaattgagcgtatgaaattattttctgacgcgtaCGATGcgcacgttcggtaatacaaggccggtcggtaatacaaccACTCACTATACATGTAACTACATGCAGGCAGAGATTGTGTCTGTGACTGTGTGAGCTGAGTGACATTGCAAATTGTTCACCAAAGCTAAAGTAGACCATAGATATCCAGGGGCTGATCATGATCCAGCtcccgccaatagggggggggcccgaaatttttttcacctatattttccccgatcggcagtggcggcaccaggattttcaaagtgggggggcaaatggggggcaaaagaaaatattggggggggcaagggcagtcaaaaattttttttgcatgtgtggaaaaatcgagcgcgaagcgcgagttttaGTGGccccaataaacatttttttgttacacttgatataaacagaaatttttgtaaaatcaggTACTAATGCTTAATGGAGCAAAGTTATTGATCAAAACTAGATCATGAACTGAacatttacatatatgtaaTCTTAAGGCGTAGACCTATTctacttttacatttttgtatcacATCAGAAAAAATGCATGCAGCAAAACAAACAGCATTGTCAATGTATGCAAggtaataatgtaaaaaaaagggaaaaatgctAACCAACTAATTGCAAAACATAACTTGTCTACATATTTTCCAAGCACATGTAAAGTTACTGACATCTGTAGGCTTATACTTACATTCCTACTTGAGCGTTATCCTGGTCGTTGGGTATCTCATGTCATGATGAACCTGTCAACCACCTCTTCCAGGTCGATAGCAAGAGCTCTTTCTCGGTGGACACTTATTACCGCGAGGCTTTTGAGCCTGCTGTTAGTCATGTTGGCTCTGAGATGATTTTTGATGAGCTTGAGTTTACTGAAGGTTCTTTCACAAGAAGCTGTACTTACTGGGATGATTGCAGCTATTTTCACTAACTTGTACAGTTCTTCAAAGGCCATAGTAAGTGGCTTCAGGTGTTCCGCGACATCAATCAAAGTTTCTAGTTTGGTGTCAGACCTTTCAATCATTCTCTTGACAAGTCTCATTTCAGTTTTGATGTCCTCAAGATTGAGTTTATAGTGCACTGCAAGAGGCTTGACAGTTTCGAAGTCCAGAAACTTATGAGACTTAGGATCAAGAGCTGCAAGTGAACGAAAGATCTGCAGATTTTCGTTGCTAAATCTTCTACttaattcacctaaaaacacaTCCACTGTAGGATTAAGTATTGCTATTTTCATGCTAGCTGCATCAGACACTTTGTCACGCTTTCCGAGCTTAGACAGAACTACAAAGTCATCCATTGTTGATGGTGCACTGGTTTGTCTGCGTTTATTGCTACATTTAAGTCCATTTTCCTTTGCTAGTGTAAGTGATTCACTGAAGTAGCTATCAGCTTTGGTATCCGATCTGAAAGTACCCAAGTCTTCTAGTAATGACTCTATCAGATCTGCCGCACGTAGATAATCCAAATTGACACTCTGCAGTGTATCTGATGCAGATTTGGCAGAACTGAGGACTTCGTCCATGAGGAGCATGCAGTATATGAATGTTTGGTCCAGTTGGGACAGGAGTCCTCTTGCATTCAATGCACGCTCACGGTTATCATcatgtgtgtctgtgtgtttgAGGAACTCAACAAAGCAGTGAAATCGCTTGCGAATGGCACCAACGGCTCTAACTTGAGATGCCCATCTTGTGTCAGACATCCCTTTAAACTCCACAGGTTGCTCATCTGGGTACATCTTTTGCTGCCATCTTATCCACTGCTCATGTACATGTGAGCCACTCAAAAAATTGTAGGATGATTGGAGAACAGCGAAGAAGTCAGCAACTGGTACTACGGACTTGACTGTCTCTACAATCACCAGATTTAAACGATGGGCGAAACAGTGGACATACAACGCCTGTGGAATCTTACGACGGATCCTTTCTTGTACACCTGACAGCTTTCCACTCATGACATTTGCACCGTCATAGCCTTGCCCAACAAGGTAATTGACGTCGATGCCGagagattttaattcgtctaaAATGCTCTCTGAGAGTGACGCAGCATCGAGGCCGTCGGCGCATCTGAATCCCATGAACTCCTCATGGACTTCTTCATCATAAAGATAACGTATGACGAAACTCATCTGCTCCTGTTTGGACAGATCTTTTGTCTCATCAACAAGGACTGCAAAGTACTTGCACTGTCCAATTTCCTCTTTAATCTCATCTAAGATAATGTCACATAGAATATCTAATAGGGCATTTTGGATGCTGTGATGTGTATACTTAGCGTTTCCAGCTGCCTCTATCAACTTCTCATGTATGTCATACTTCTTGAGGAAGTTCAAAATTTCTAGAAAGTTGCCACAGTTGTTCTCTGGCCCTTCCGCATGTTCATTATGTCCCCTTTGGGCAATGTTCTGAACCGCTGTCAATCGCAGAGTATCTGCCAAGATTTTTATGTACTCTCTGTTGCGTTACTTGTACAAGTTGACGGTGGGCCTCACTGATGTGATCCATCACTGTTTTCTTTTGTTGCTTAGATTCTAGGTAAGCTTTGTATTTGGCTGCACTGTTCACATGATCTTCTGAGCTTTTGTGCTTTACTAACTTGTTGTTCTTTGCTGATTCCCCTGTGCACTTTTTCCATGTGTGAAATCCATCGGTAGTAAAAGCTTTCTCAGCACATTCTCCAACAGAAAAATGTAGGCACACATAACAGTAGACTTTGTTCTCACTGGCGGAAAATTCCATCCAGGGATATGCATTGTACCATTCTGGTCTAAATTTCCTTCCATTACTTTTCTGGAAGTTGAAGTGCTCAGTTCGTCCAGGTTGGATAGGTCCATCATCTGGTGACTGCGAAATATCAGCTGGACCTGGAGTAGCAGGATACTGCCTGAAGGTAGGTTTTGCAGACGGTTTTGCATCACTGTTTACATTGACAGCATTACCCAAAaaatcatcatcgtcgtcaccaTTAGCAGCATCATTGGTATCAGCAAAGTGATCTGTGGATGATGGAGTTCTTTGGTCACTGTGGTGTGATGAGCTTGTGCCAGTATGTGCCTGTGATTCAGGTTCTACAGACACTTCGTCACTGTCAGTTTTCTGACGTTTCTTGCTGGGTTCAACTGATTCATCTCTTTCTCGGCTGGTACttgcaccaccaccaccaccagaaTCTTTAGGTTTAACAAATCGTCTAATATCCATCTCAATTTTGTCTAGTTGATAGTGTTGAAATATTGAGCTGCAATTACCTAAAGTGAAACGAAGGAGTGAAAGGACCATATATTCGGGCAATCTAGGGTATCTTTTTAGTTATGTCGGCAATCACCTCATACTGAAAAATATTGGACCAAATTCTTTTTCTTGAGATTTTCGGGTCGATTTTTTTTGCTAGatccccccccacaaaaaataaaaatgataatatttctCAAATTAtttcgttaaaaaaaatgaaatttccgTGAATATTGTCAGAATTAGTTACGAGACAGATTTACAGTAAATTTGGTGAAGTTTTGCACGCATTTCTGATCGTTATAACTTAAaccacctccccccccaaacCTGGACTCGA encodes:
- the LOC121415479 gene encoding zinc finger MYM-type protein 1-like; this encodes MDIRRFVKPKDSGGGGGASTSRERDESVEPSKKRQKTDSDEVSVEPESQAHTGTSSSHHSDQRTPSSTDHFADTNDAANGDDDDDFLGNAVNVNSDAKPSAKPTFRQYPATPGPADISQSPDDGPIQPGRTEHFNFQKSNGRKFRPEWYNAYPWMEFSASENKVYCYVCLHFSVGECAEKAFTTDGFHTWKKCTGESAKNNKLVKHKSSEDHVNSAAKYKAYLESKQQKKTVMDHINEIKEEIGQCKYFAVLVDETKDLSKQEQMSFVIRYLYDEEVHEEFMGFRCADGLDAASLSESILDELKSLGIDVNYLVGQGYDGANVMSGKLSGVQERIRRKIPQALYVHCFAHRLNLVIVETVKSVVPVADFFAVLQSSYNFLSGSHVHEQWIRWQQKMYPDEQPVEFKGMSDTRWASQVRAVGAIRKRFHCFVEFLKHTDTHDDNRERALNARGLLSQLDQTFIYCMLLMDEVLSSAKSASDTLQSVNLDYLRAADLIESLLEDLGTFRSDTKADSYFSESLTLAKENGLKCSNKRRQTSAPSTMDDFVVLSKLGKRDKVSDAASMKIAILNPTVDVFLGELSRRFSNENLQIFRSLAALDPKSHKFLDFETVKPLAVHYKLNLEDIKTEMRLVKRMIERSDTKLETLIDVAEHLKPLTMAFEELYKLVKIAAIIPVSTASCERTFSKLKLIKNHLRANMTNSRLKSLAVISVHRERALAIDLEEVVDRFIMT